The genomic DNA TTCATTGTAATGGTAAATAGATGAAGAGAGGGGATAAAACGACTTTAATTTCTATATTTTTCAACGAAATTGTATGTTTTATACAAGGTTATATACAAATTACGAGATTATTAGACAGAAAATTAAGAAAAAAGAAGGGTTTTTTACCTCCTTTCTATAATTATATAAGTATAATCTTTATGTGGAAAAGAGGGGTATATATAATGGAAGTAACAAGTAAAACAGAATCTGTCGTTGTGAAGTATGAAGGGCGCGTTGCAACGGTAATGGTCAATCGCCCAGAGGTGTTAAATGCATTAGATGAGCCAACGTTAAAAGAGCTATTACAAAAACTGAAAGAAGTAGCGGAGAGTTCGGCGCATATTGTTGTGTTATGCGGGAACGGCCGCGGTTTTTCTGCGGGTGGAGATATTAAATCGATGCTTTCAAGTAATGATGAAAGCAAGTTTGATGGTATTATGAATACTATTTCTGAAGTTGTCGTGACTTTATATACGATGCCGAAGCTTGTTATTAGTGCTATTCATGGACCAACTGCTGGCCTTGGATTAAGTATTGCGCTAACAGCTGACTATGTGATGGCAGATATATCATCGATTATTGCGATGAACTTTATTGGAATCGCTTTAATTCCAGATGGTGGCGGTCATTTCTTCCTTCAAAAGCGCGTTGGTGAAAATATGACGAAG from Bacillus basilensis includes the following:
- a CDS encoding enoyl-CoA hydratase → MWKRGVYIMEVTSKTESVVVKYEGRVATVMVNRPEVLNALDEPTLKELLQKLKEVAESSAHIVVLCGNGRGFSAGGDIKSMLSSNDESKFDGIMNTISEVVVTLYTMPKLVISAIHGPTAGLGLSIALTADYVMADISSIIAMNFIGIALIPDGGGHFFLQKRVGENMTKQIIWEGKKLSATEALDIGLIDEVIGEDFQTAVKQKISEWSQKPIKAMIQTKQILCEVNRSNLEQTLQLEKRGQYAMRQTADHKEGIAAFLEKRLPAFKGE